From Lawsonia intracellularis PHE/MN1-00, the proteins below share one genomic window:
- the lepA gene encoding translation elongation factor 4 has product MPIQENIRNFSIIAHIDHGKSTLADRILEYTNLVSDREKRDQYLDKMELERERGITIKAQTVRIPYITADGKTYILNLIDTPGHVDFNYEVSRSLSACEGSLLVIDTTQGVEAQTLANVYLALEHNHEVIPILNKIDLPSADIEKVKAEIEETIGLDCSTAISISAKTGLGVDSVLEAIVQQLPAPKGDPNNPLKALIFDSWYDAYQGVVVLFRIMDGTIKKNDIIKLFSTEKSYEITRLGVFSPEAIDIPQLSAGEVGFLCGNIKTLGDAKVGDTITLLHNPCTKAIPGFKEIQPVVFCGLYPSESSDYDILKAALEKLQLNDAAFSWEPETSQALGFGFRCGFLGLLHMEIIQERLEREFQVELIATAPSVIYKVETTDGKIQEIDNPSKLPELGKIVHLYEPYVHIDIHVPSEFVGNVLKLCEEKRGIQKNIAYPAQQRVIITYELPFSEIVFDFFDRLKSATKGYASMDYEVIDYRISNLVRLDILLNGEPVDALAVIVHRDKAYHYGRSLAIKLKKTIPRQMFEVAIQAAIGQKVIARESISALRKNVTAKCYGGDITRKRKLLEKQKEGKKRMKRMGNVELPQEAFLAALQMGDD; this is encoded by the coding sequence ATGCCTATCCAAGAAAATATTAGAAACTTTAGTATTATTGCCCACATTGATCACGGGAAATCTACTCTTGCAGATCGGATCCTTGAATATACTAACCTTGTTTCGGATAGAGAAAAACGTGACCAATATCTAGATAAAATGGAGTTAGAAAGGGAAAGAGGTATTACAATTAAAGCACAAACAGTGCGAATTCCATATATAACTGCTGATGGAAAAACTTACATATTAAACCTTATTGATACACCTGGTCATGTAGATTTTAATTACGAAGTCTCTCGTTCTTTATCAGCCTGTGAAGGATCACTACTTGTTATAGATACTACTCAAGGAGTAGAAGCCCAAACTCTTGCCAATGTATACTTAGCTCTAGAACATAACCATGAGGTTATTCCTATCCTTAATAAAATTGATCTTCCTAGTGCTGATATAGAAAAAGTTAAAGCTGAAATTGAAGAAACTATTGGACTTGATTGCTCGACCGCTATCTCTATAAGCGCAAAAACAGGGTTAGGAGTAGATAGTGTTCTTGAGGCTATTGTTCAACAACTACCAGCACCAAAAGGAGATCCAAACAACCCACTAAAAGCTCTGATATTTGACTCATGGTATGATGCATATCAAGGTGTTGTTGTACTTTTTCGTATAATGGATGGAACAATAAAAAAAAATGATATAATAAAACTTTTTTCAACAGAAAAAAGTTACGAAATTACTCGACTAGGAGTTTTTTCTCCAGAAGCAATAGATATCCCACAACTTTCTGCTGGAGAAGTAGGATTTTTATGTGGTAATATCAAAACACTAGGTGACGCTAAAGTTGGCGATACGATTACACTTCTTCATAATCCCTGTACCAAAGCAATCCCAGGATTTAAAGAAATTCAACCTGTGGTATTCTGTGGGCTTTATCCATCTGAATCAAGTGATTATGATATACTTAAAGCAGCATTAGAAAAACTTCAACTTAATGACGCAGCATTTTCATGGGAGCCAGAAACATCACAAGCTTTAGGATTTGGTTTTCGTTGTGGATTTCTTGGTTTATTACACATGGAAATTATTCAAGAACGTCTTGAGAGAGAATTTCAAGTAGAACTTATTGCTACTGCTCCCTCAGTTATTTATAAAGTTGAAACAACTGACGGGAAAATACAAGAAATTGATAATCCATCAAAACTCCCTGAACTAGGGAAAATTGTTCACTTATATGAACCATATGTTCATATTGATATTCATGTCCCAAGTGAATTTGTTGGAAATGTTCTTAAATTATGTGAAGAAAAAAGAGGTATACAAAAAAATATTGCTTATCCTGCTCAACAACGTGTAATTATTACATATGAACTCCCGTTCTCTGAAATTGTTTTTGATTTTTTTGACCGTCTTAAGTCAGCAACAAAAGGATATGCCTCTATGGACTATGAAGTCATAGACTACCGCATATCTAATCTTGTACGTCTTGATATTTTACTAAATGGTGAACCTGTTGATGCGCTTGCTGTTATTGTTCATCGCGATAAAGCATATCACTATGGCCGCTCATTGGCTATCAAACTCAAAAAAACTATTCCTAGACAAATGTTTGAAGTAGCAATCCAAGCAGCTATTGGCCAAAAAGTTATTGCTCGAGAATCAATCTCTGCTCTACGTAAAAATGTAACTGCTAAATGCTACGGAGGAGATATAACACGCAAACGTAAATTATTAGAAAAGCAAAAAGAAGGTAAAAAACGAATGAAACGGATGGGGAATGTAGAACTACCCCAAGAAGCGTTTCTTGCAGCACTACAAATGGGAGACGATTAG
- a CDS encoding AEC family transporter has product MRNPVFLDSILVGLWNITSFFIPTPLLTMATILGGTAALCALFCIGMILTAQLSSSEGFVAGWFIQHLPVHILKLAIQPLITYCCFTLLGLNSKLVGVIVLIVAMPKGIIAYIIAEKYYVYT; this is encoded by the coding sequence ATGAGAAATCCAGTATTTTTAGATTCCATTCTTGTTGGATTATGGAATATTACTAGTTTTTTTATACCAACTCCGCTATTAACTATGGCTACTATACTTGGTGGAACGGCAGCACTCTGTGCATTGTTTTGTATAGGTATGATTTTGACAGCACAATTGTCTTCTTCAGAGGGTTTTGTAGCAGGCTGGTTTATACAACATTTACCAGTACATATTCTTAAATTAGCTATTCAACCATTGATAACTTACTGTTGTTTTACATTACTAGGTTTGAATAGTAAGTTGGTAGGTGTTATAGTATTAATTGTAGCTATGCCAAAAGGTATTATAGCTTATATTATTGCTGAAAAATATTATGTATATACATGA
- a CDS encoding AEC family transporter codes for MDIITTLIPIFGIILFGALTYYSGFLPASLSVGLNQFTYNVALPCIVFYKLVRIEPGEFFSTFILGILLDIVVTYLIAYSIFLFLKKNI; via the coding sequence TTGGATATTATTACAACTCTTATTCCTATTTTTGGTATTATTCTTTTTGGAGCACTTACTTACTATTCAGGATTTTTGCCTGCAAGTCTTTCCGTAGGTCTTAATCAGTTTACATATAACGTAGCTTTACCATGCATTGTTTTTTATAAATTAGTAAGAATAGAACCTGGTGAGTTTTTTTCAACGTTTATTTTGGGGATTTTATTAGATATAGTTGTCACCTATCTTATAGCATATAGTATTTTTCTTTTTCTTAAAAAAAATATTTGA
- a CDS encoding murein transglycosylase A: MSSNGLSYTNLRPFYNIKEQQSATAIAKTFSPRKQNLRSWKELRPALEATHQYLSKKDLEQVAIAHGDIAITWGQLFNTVNRLETLLDQLDEHPEVLSKDFQWIGLTEDINFLGYYEPMFKASYKPSKEYRYPLYKTPPDLHQLNLGLFKKELVGSHIIYRQTEKGPIPYYSRYEIDDKGVLKGKGLEVAWLKDPLDSYFLHIQGSGLLVFEDGSSIHIGFAGSNGQEYHSLASYLETQGIIPQGNKNIELIRNWIQENPLRMSELLYKNNRYVFFKLYKDGPIGSSGYILSPWISMSVDRSVFPLGAIIAFDLSNNASTNEFTKETCGIGIAQDSGGVKGKKIDIFCGSGQQAYQESISLSGMGNAWILLAK, from the coding sequence ATGTCATCTAATGGCTTATCATATACAAATTTAAGACCTTTTTATAATATAAAAGAACAACAGAGTGCAACAGCTATTGCAAAGACATTTTCTCCAAGAAAACAAAATCTTCGCTCATGGAAAGAACTTAGGCCAGCTTTGGAGGCAACTCATCAATATTTAAGTAAGAAAGACTTAGAGCAAGTGGCAATAGCACATGGTGATATTGCAATTACATGGGGTCAACTTTTTAATACAGTTAATCGACTTGAAACATTACTTGATCAATTAGATGAACATCCAGAAGTTCTTTCAAAGGATTTTCAGTGGATAGGTTTAACAGAAGATATAAATTTTTTAGGTTATTATGAGCCTATGTTTAAGGCAAGCTATAAACCAAGTAAGGAGTATAGATATCCTTTATATAAAACACCACCAGACTTGCATCAGCTCAACCTAGGGTTATTTAAAAAAGAGTTGGTAGGATCTCATATTATATATCGACAAACAGAAAAAGGGCCTATTCCTTACTATAGTCGGTATGAAATTGATGATAAGGGAGTATTGAAGGGTAAGGGATTAGAGGTCGCATGGTTGAAAGATCCATTAGATTCTTACTTTTTACATATCCAAGGCTCAGGTTTATTAGTTTTTGAAGATGGTTCTTCTATACATATTGGGTTTGCTGGCAGTAATGGACAAGAGTATCATAGTTTAGCTAGTTATCTTGAAACACAAGGTATTATCCCGCAAGGGAATAAAAATATTGAGTTAATAAGAAATTGGATTCAAGAAAATCCATTACGCATGTCAGAATTATTATACAAAAATAATAGGTATGTATTTTTTAAACTGTATAAAGATGGACCAATTGGTAGTAGTGGATATATTCTTTCTCCCTGGATAAGTATGTCTGTTGATCGTTCTGTATTTCCTTTGGGGGCAATTATAGCTTTTGACTTATCTAATAATGCTTCTACTAATGAGTTTACAAAAGAAACCTGTGGTATTGGTATTGCTCAAGATAGTGGTGGTGTTAAGGGGAAAAAGATAGATATATTTTGTGGTAGTGGTCAACAAGCTTATCAAGAAAGCATTTCTTTGTCTGGAATGGGTAATGCATGGATATTACTTGCAAAGTAG
- a CDS encoding acyl-CoA thioesterase, giving the protein MQHTPSHTICYSHRVSYGETDAMGYLYHAEYLHIFEIGRTEFLRSLGISYAEIESRGIRLPVCHATCHYRHPAHYDEVLNVHIKINEIKKASLTFSYSVINKHSNKLLTNGTTRLACTNINGQLIKIPEWLINIFYGSLLMIPNSHNCS; this is encoded by the coding sequence ATGCAACATACACCTTCTCATACAATATGTTATTCTCACCGTGTTTCTTATGGTGAGACAGATGCTATGGGTTACTTATATCATGCAGAATATTTACATATTTTTGAAATAGGACGTACTGAATTTCTCCGTAGCCTTGGTATAAGTTATGCAGAGATTGAAAGTAGAGGCATCAGATTACCTGTATGTCATGCAACATGTCACTATCGCCATCCAGCCCACTATGATGAAGTCCTAAACGTTCATATCAAAATTAATGAAATAAAAAAAGCTTCTTTGACTTTTAGCTATTCTGTTATAAACAAACATTCTAATAAGTTACTTACTAATGGGACTACAAGACTTGCCTGTACCAACATAAATGGACAACTTATAAAAATTCCTGAATGGCTTATCAATATTTTCTATGGTTCTTTACTAATGATTCCCAACAGTCATAACTGTAGTTAA
- a CDS encoding histidinol-phosphatase, which produces MHTSASHGKNTVEEMYYAAKDKGIDIQGFSEHAPRPHKYSYPIEYNKHLSYNFPQYIENVSHIKKCGFEHHKVLLGVEIDWLPSESLFMDSVISMYNFDYIIGGVHFLGSWGFDFTIEDWRNLSLSQCYMHYKNYFSSLKEMVCSKLMHVVAHFDLIKIFTPSIFRTWINSAEGQKIVLELLIAIRDSGMSLEVSSAGLRKFCKEIYPCLEIIKMAKAQGVSICFSSDAHCKNTIGFAFNQLFYYTKSVGYCAYRIFEKGKAKVITF; this is translated from the coding sequence ATGCATACAAGTGCTTCGCATGGCAAAAATACAGTTGAAGAAATGTATTATGCAGCAAAAGATAAAGGCATAGACATTCAAGGTTTTTCTGAGCATGCACCAAGACCACATAAATATTCATATCCTATTGAATATAATAAACATTTGAGTTATAATTTCCCTCAGTATATTGAAAATGTGTCTCATATTAAAAAGTGTGGTTTTGAGCATCATAAAGTATTATTGGGTGTAGAAATTGACTGGTTACCTAGTGAAAGTCTTTTTATGGACTCAGTGATTTCTATGTATAATTTTGACTATATTATTGGTGGAGTACATTTTTTAGGGAGTTGGGGTTTCGATTTTACTATAGAAGACTGGCGTAACTTGTCATTATCTCAGTGTTATATGCATTATAAAAACTATTTTTCTTCTTTAAAAGAAATGGTGTGCAGTAAACTTATGCATGTTGTTGCTCACTTTGATCTTATTAAAATTTTTACTCCATCTATATTTAGAACTTGGATTAATAGTGCAGAAGGACAAAAAATAGTTTTAGAGTTATTGATAGCTATTCGTGATAGTGGTATGAGCCTTGAAGTTTCGTCTGCAGGGCTACGTAAATTTTGTAAGGAAATATATCCTTGTTTAGAAATAATAAAAATGGCTAAAGCACAAGGTGTATCAATTTGTTTTAGTTCTGACGCTCACTGTAAAAATACAATTGGTTTTGCATTTAACCAACTTTTTTATTACACTAAGAGTGTTGGATATTGTGCTTATAGGATTTTTGAAAAAGGGAAGGCTAAAGTAATAACTTTTTGA
- the metK gene encoding methionine adenosyltransferase, whose protein sequence is MTIEKGRYFFTSESVTEGHPDKVADQISDAVLDTLLEQDPHSRVACEALVSTGMAIIAGEITTNGYADLLSVVRRTIQSIGYNSSEMGFDWQTCAVLSTIDKQSLDIAQGIDRAKPEEQGAGDQGMMFGFACRETPTLMPAPIYWAHQLSQKLTKVRKDGEVSFFRPDGKTQISFEYYNGVPVRINNVVVSTQHAPSVSQSDLIEAVKSKVIRPVLEPTGMFDEKECEIYINTTGRFVVGGPMGDCGLTGRKIIQDTYGGSGHHGGGAFSGKDASKVDRSGAYMARYIAKNVVGTGLAQRCEVQIAYCIGVAKPVSVLVSSLGTSDIPDEVLTKAVLEVFDLRPYFITKRLDLLRPIYSKTSCYGHFGRELPEFTWEQLDAVKDLQTALKI, encoded by the coding sequence ATGACCATTGAAAAGGGGAGATACTTTTTTACCTCTGAATCAGTAACAGAAGGTCATCCAGATAAAGTTGCTGATCAAATTTCTGATGCTGTTTTAGATACGTTGTTAGAGCAAGATCCACATTCTAGAGTAGCTTGTGAGGCTTTAGTTTCTACTGGGATGGCTATTATCGCTGGGGAAATTACAACAAATGGTTATGCAGATTTGCTAAGTGTAGTTCGAAGGACCATACAGTCCATTGGTTATAATAGTTCTGAGATGGGTTTTGACTGGCAGACATGTGCAGTTCTTTCCACAATTGATAAGCAATCATTAGATATTGCTCAGGGAATTGATCGTGCAAAACCTGAAGAGCAAGGTGCAGGAGATCAGGGAATGATGTTTGGTTTTGCTTGTAGAGAAACTCCAACGTTAATGCCAGCACCTATTTATTGGGCACATCAGCTTTCTCAAAAATTAACAAAAGTACGAAAAGATGGAGAAGTGTCCTTTTTTCGGCCAGATGGGAAAACACAAATATCTTTTGAGTATTATAATGGGGTTCCTGTAAGAATTAACAACGTTGTTGTTTCTACACAACATGCCCCTTCTGTATCACAAAGTGACCTTATTGAAGCTGTTAAGAGTAAAGTGATTCGTCCTGTACTTGAACCTACAGGAATGTTCGATGAGAAAGAATGCGAAATATATATTAATACAACAGGACGTTTTGTTGTTGGTGGCCCTATGGGTGATTGTGGTTTGACAGGAAGAAAAATTATTCAAGATACGTATGGGGGGTCAGGCCATCATGGCGGTGGAGCTTTCTCAGGGAAAGATGCCTCAAAAGTTGATCGTTCAGGAGCATATATGGCTCGTTATATTGCAAAAAATGTAGTTGGTACTGGATTAGCACAACGCTGTGAAGTACAAATTGCTTATTGTATTGGTGTAGCAAAGCCTGTTTCTGTTTTAGTATCTTCTTTAGGTACAAGCGATATTCCTGATGAAGTCTTAACAAAAGCTGTACTTGAGGTTTTTGATCTAAGACCTTATTTTATTACAAAGCGTTTAGATTTACTAAGACCAATTTATAGTAAGACTTCTTGTTATGGGCATTTTGGAAGAGAATTACCTGAATTTACTTGGGAACAATTAGATGCTGTTAAAGATTTACAAACAGCTTTAAAAATATAA
- the ispH gene encoding 4-hydroxy-3-methylbut-2-enyl diphosphate reductase, with protein MQVIRAKTAGTCWGVDLALRKLSQSIENKEKANTRFVMYGLIIHNPQVIVEYKAQGVICVDSIEEVRAGDTVIIRAHGIPIYEEQQLTDIGINLIDATCPKVKKTQLAIANATNSETILLLFGEANHPEVKGLISYSQGPFHVFDTKQFVEDFDNSQNKTIVLASQTTQDEITFKEIQEILHQKGIQPVILNTICDATYKRQRELLSITEQVNTMVVVGGFTSGNTRRLVELSKAKGIKTFHIETVDALYGNNELDQNDIIGLTGGASTPKQLIDKVEDFLSNNLS; from the coding sequence ATGCAAGTAATACGAGCAAAAACAGCAGGGACATGTTGGGGTGTTGATCTTGCTTTACGTAAACTTTCTCAGTCTATTGAAAATAAAGAAAAAGCTAATACACGTTTTGTCATGTATGGACTTATTATCCATAATCCTCAAGTTATAGTAGAATATAAGGCTCAAGGAGTTATATGTGTTGACTCTATTGAAGAAGTCCGTGCTGGAGATACTGTTATTATAAGAGCACATGGAATTCCTATCTATGAAGAACAACAACTAACTGACATTGGGATTAACCTCATAGATGCCACTTGTCCAAAAGTAAAAAAAACTCAACTTGCAATTGCGAATGCAACTAACAGTGAAACAATATTACTTCTCTTTGGTGAAGCAAACCACCCTGAAGTAAAAGGACTTATTTCCTATTCTCAAGGCCCATTCCATGTTTTTGACACAAAACAATTTGTTGAAGACTTTGATAATTCTCAAAACAAAACAATAGTTCTCGCCTCTCAAACAACACAAGATGAAATAACTTTCAAAGAAATACAAGAAATACTCCATCAAAAAGGAATACAACCTGTAATTCTTAATACCATATGTGATGCCACATATAAAAGACAGAGAGAACTTCTTTCTATTACAGAACAAGTGAATACTATGGTTGTAGTTGGTGGATTTACTAGTGGTAACACTCGTAGACTTGTTGAGCTATCAAAAGCAAAAGGAATCAAAACATTTCATATTGAAACAGTAGATGCCCTTTATGGAAATAATGAATTAGATCAAAATGATATTATTGGACTCACCGGAGGAGCATCTACCCCAAAACAGCTTATTGATAAAGTGGAAGATTTCCTTAGTAATAATCTAAGTTAA
- a CDS encoding chemotaxis protein has translation MSQTGILLESGTNELEIVEFFLDEDDDNGEVYRGYYGVNVAKVLEIIRMPKVTELPDTQDESILGAFNLRSHVIPLVDLGHWLGKKLAKTDEPKKVIVTEFNDVTTSFMVSGVNRIHRISWDEVEPPNDYVSQVSKTTITGIITIEDRIVFILDLEKIVAELNPALSLRLDEAVTWGSEIRYRALIADDSNLIREMLKDLMQKANFEVEAVNNGREAWERLTELKNRATEENKNITDYVQAVITDIEMPSMDGLNLCKRIKEDPQLRKLPVVLFSSIITDKLRHKGIDVGADDQISKPEVTHLAKRVYALIAERQS, from the coding sequence ATGTCACAAACAGGTATTCTTCTTGAATCTGGAACAAATGAACTAGAAATAGTAGAATTTTTTCTTGATGAGGATGATGACAATGGAGAAGTGTATCGAGGATATTATGGTGTGAATGTTGCTAAGGTACTTGAAATTATTAGAATGCCTAAAGTGACAGAACTACCTGATACTCAAGATGAGTCGATACTTGGAGCGTTTAATTTACGCTCACATGTTATTCCCCTTGTTGATCTAGGTCACTGGCTTGGGAAAAAACTTGCAAAAACAGATGAGCCCAAAAAAGTTATTGTTACAGAATTTAATGACGTAACAACATCTTTTATGGTCTCTGGAGTGAATAGAATCCATCGTATTAGTTGGGATGAAGTTGAGCCCCCAAATGACTATGTCTCTCAAGTTTCTAAAACAACCATTACTGGGATTATAACTATTGAAGATCGTATTGTTTTTATTCTTGATCTAGAAAAAATAGTAGCTGAACTTAACCCTGCATTAAGTCTCCGACTTGATGAGGCTGTAACATGGGGAAGCGAAATTCGTTACCGTGCTCTAATTGCAGACGATTCAAACCTTATCCGTGAAATGCTCAAGGATTTGATGCAAAAAGCAAATTTTGAAGTCGAAGCTGTTAATAATGGCCGTGAAGCATGGGAACGTTTAACTGAACTTAAAAATAGAGCTACTGAGGAAAATAAAAATATTACTGACTACGTACAAGCAGTTATAACAGATATTGAAATGCCAAGTATGGATGGACTTAATCTTTGTAAAAGAATAAAAGAAGATCCTCAACTACGAAAACTTCCTGTTGTACTTTTTTCTTCAATTATTACAGATAAACTTCGTCATAAAGGAATTGATGTTGGTGCAGACGATCAAATTTCAAAACCTGAGGTCACTCATCTTGCTAAACGTGTATATGCCCTTATTGCTGAACGACAGAGCTAA
- a CDS encoding UDP-glucose dehydrogenase family protein, which translates to MHICVIGTGYVGLVSAACFAEMGNHVYCVDINPAVIEGLCHGKIHIFEPGLSDLVKRNTSEGRLYFTTDLSTGIKDAEVAFIAVGTPSTEEGTCDTSYVEHVASSLGQCMSSPLIIVNKSTVPVGTADKIRILVKEALKTRGIELSFDVVSNPEFLKEGDAIADFMKPDRIIVGTDSESSAHLLHKLYAPFARNREKLIVMSVRSAELTKYAANCMLATKISFINEMALLCEKLGADIREVRKGIGADHRIGYHFIYPGVGYGGSCFPKDIKALIHTANQIGIDSKLLEAVEVVNDRQKHSMAVKIQEYFSGQSGIKGKTLALWGLAFKANTDDVRESPAIAIINNLTAGGMYIRAFDPVAYDTAKAVLHDNMLVSIEADPYTICNNSDALLIVTEWNQFRNPDFEKIKTLLNMPVIFDGRNLYSPSFMRQCGFTYYCIGYGK; encoded by the coding sequence ATGCATATTTGTGTAATAGGAACAGGATATGTTGGACTGGTAAGTGCTGCTTGTTTTGCTGAAATGGGTAATCATGTTTATTGCGTAGATATTAACCCAGCAGTAATTGAAGGGCTTTGTCATGGCAAGATACATATTTTTGAACCTGGGCTATCTGATTTAGTTAAACGGAATACTTCTGAAGGGCGATTATATTTTACTACAGATTTGAGTACAGGGATTAAAGATGCAGAAGTTGCTTTTATTGCTGTAGGGACACCTTCTACAGAAGAAGGTACATGTGATACATCTTATGTAGAACATGTTGCATCATCATTAGGTCAATGTATGAGTTCTCCTCTTATTATTGTAAATAAATCAACTGTTCCTGTTGGTACAGCAGATAAAATTCGAATATTAGTTAAAGAAGCTCTTAAGACTCGAGGAATAGAACTGTCTTTTGATGTTGTTTCTAATCCAGAATTTCTTAAAGAAGGTGATGCCATTGCTGACTTTATGAAGCCGGATAGAATTATTGTTGGGACAGACTCTGAATCATCAGCACATTTACTACATAAGCTTTATGCACCGTTTGCACGGAATAGAGAGAAGCTTATTGTAATGAGTGTACGGAGTGCAGAACTAACAAAATATGCAGCTAACTGTATGCTAGCTACAAAGATTTCATTTATTAATGAAATGGCTTTATTGTGTGAAAAATTAGGTGCTGATATTCGTGAAGTGCGTAAAGGTATTGGTGCAGATCATCGTATTGGGTACCATTTTATTTATCCTGGTGTTGGCTATGGTGGTTCATGTTTCCCAAAAGATATTAAGGCACTTATTCATACAGCAAACCAAATTGGTATAGATTCAAAGTTGTTAGAGGCAGTAGAAGTTGTGAATGATCGTCAGAAACATTCAATGGCTGTAAAGATTCAGGAATATTTTTCTGGCCAGAGTGGTATTAAGGGTAAGACACTTGCATTATGGGGGCTTGCATTTAAAGCTAATACAGATGATGTTCGTGAGTCACCAGCAATAGCAATTATTAATAATTTGACAGCAGGAGGTATGTATATCCGTGCATTTGATCCTGTTGCCTATGACACAGCAAAAGCTGTTCTTCATGATAATATGCTTGTGAGTATTGAAGCAGATCCTTATACTATATGTAATAATTCAGATGCACTACTTATTGTAACAGAGTGGAATCAGTTTCGTAATCCTGACTTTGAAAAAATTAAAACATTGCTCAACATGCCTGTAATATTTGATGGACGTAATCTTTACTCTCCTTCCTTTATGAGGCAATGTGGTTTTACCTATTATTGTATTGGATATGGGAAATGA
- the acpS gene encoding holo-ACP synthase, translated as MAIIGLGMDLVEILRIKKTFSTFGDVFLYKIFTSIEYNNFLLKPSIASLAARFAAKEAASKALGTGFSDGITFKNIEISSLPNGKPQLHFQGNAKKKAISLGVNNIMITLTHSHNTAGAVVILET; from the coding sequence ATGGCTATCATTGGCTTAGGAATGGATTTGGTAGAAATTTTACGTATAAAAAAAACCTTTTCTACATTTGGTGATGTATTTCTCTATAAAATTTTTACTAGTATTGAATACAATAACTTTTTACTAAAACCTTCTATAGCATCTCTAGCTGCAAGATTTGCTGCTAAAGAAGCTGCCTCAAAAGCGTTAGGAACTGGTTTTAGTGACGGGATCACATTCAAAAATATAGAAATTTCTTCTTTACCCAATGGTAAGCCACAGCTACATTTTCAAGGCAATGCAAAAAAAAAAGCTATCTCCCTTGGTGTTAACAATATAATGATTACATTAACACATAGTCATAATACAGCTGGTGCGGTGGTTATATTAGAAACATAA
- the hslV gene encoding ATP-dependent protease subunit HslV, with the protein MEIRGTTILAVRHKGHVALAGDGQVTLGQSVVMKHTAKKVRRMYKNQVIAGFAGTTADAFTLFERFDNYLEETNGNLVRAAVELAKEWRKDKYLRRLEAMLLVVDKDHTFVLSGTGDVIEPDDGIAAIGSGGLYAVAAARALVAHSELSAAEIARESMRITAEICVFTNLNLTLETL; encoded by the coding sequence ATGGAAATTCGTGGAACAACTATTCTTGCTGTAAGACATAAAGGTCATGTTGCATTAGCTGGAGATGGACAAGTCACATTAGGTCAATCAGTTGTTATGAAACATACAGCAAAAAAAGTTCGTAGAATGTATAAAAATCAAGTAATAGCTGGATTTGCAGGTACAACAGCTGATGCTTTCACTTTATTTGAACGTTTTGATAACTATTTGGAAGAAACAAATGGTAATCTTGTTAGAGCGGCTGTAGAGCTTGCTAAAGAATGGCGTAAAGATAAATACTTACGTCGCCTTGAGGCAATGTTACTTGTTGTAGATAAAGATCATACATTTGTACTAAGTGGAACTGGGGATGTTATTGAGCCAGACGATGGGATTGCAGCTATTGGAAGTGGCGGATTGTATGCTGTGGCTGCAGCAAGGGCTTTAGTCGCTCATAGTGAGTTAAGTGCTGCAGAAATTGCTCGTGAAAGCATGCGTATTACTGCAGAAATATGTGTTTTTACCAACTTAAATCTTACCCTAGAAACTTTATAG